Sequence from the Priestia megaterium genome:
CTGTTTCTACTCCTTTTAACGTGCCGGGAACTCCAACTGCTTTTCCTGTTATGTGACGCTTACTGAAAGGAATGACTTTTCCTTTTGAATCTAAAAATAACTTAGGCGTGACGTCAGCCGGTGCCATTTCACGGCTGTCTAGCATCGTAATTTTATCTTTCTTTTTTTCATAAATTATCATAAAGCCACCGCCGCCGATACCTGACATCATCGGTTCCACAACATTTAGAGATAGTTGAATGGCAGCTGCCGCATCTACAGCGTTTCCGCCTTCAGCTAAAACTTTCCTTCCTGCTTCAGCAGCCAGCGGGTGAGATGCCGCTACAATTCCTTGTGTAGCACCTCGTTTCATTGAATGGTCGACACCCGGAACTTCAGCAGCAGCTGGTGTGACAACTAAACATACGCTGAATAATGCAATAACCAACATTTTCATAACCTTCATCTGGGTCTCCTCCTTCAAATACATTATTTCACATCGCCTGAGACGATGGATTTCCCCAAGAATAAATTAGTTTATTATGATATTTTTTTACATATGTGTATAAATAAAAAGCAAAGTAAATCACACCTTTGCTTTTTTAGTTAGTCGCATGTTTAACTTTTATCTCTATTTATTTACAATTATCTATATTTTCTAACAATTTATCCATAGGCTGATAGTTTCTTACTATTTTTGGAACTATGTAGACTGAACGCTCTAATAATGTAAAAAATCTTGCAGTGAAGAAGTCATTCGACTCACATTCACTTCTTGAAATATTTATAAATATTCTTATTGTTATATAAAAAGCAATCCTTTGTGAAAATGAGCACACGTTTCTTGAAAACCAAAAATAAAACAGGACTTTTGATTCAATGTCCTGTTTGCAGCATGTTTTCGACTTTTTTTATACCCGTATGAGCAGGATCGATTTCCTTGGCATAGGCGATCTGTTCTTTCGCTTTTTCGATTTCTTTTAATTGAATATATGTTTTAGCAAGTTCGAGCGGCAGCATAACCCCTTCAAAACCAAGCTCTTGCGCCCGCTGTAAATAAAACAGCGATTTTTCGTAATTCCCTCCAAACATAAGCGGAGTCTCCCGGTATTTTACTCCTCGAACGAAGTGCGCCAAGCTTGAAGATGGATTTAATGTTAATGCCTGATGAAGAGCTCGGTCCATTTCTAAATTTAACACCATTTTTTCAAAAACAATGGATTCTTCGATTTGCTTTGCTAAACAAACCGCTAGGTAACAGTATAAATCAGATG
This genomic interval carries:
- a CDS encoding tetratricopeptide repeat protein; its protein translation is MGIHVEYVMNQLEEGKWKEIKREIQQEMKKKPEASDLYCYLAVCLAKQIEESIVFEKMVLNLEMDRALHQALTLNPSSSLAHFVRGVKYRETPLMFGGNYEKSLFYLQRAQELGFEGVMLPLELAKTYIQLKEIEKAKEQIAYAKEIDPAHTGIKKVENMLQTGH